Proteins encoded together in one Staphylococcus aureus window:
- a CDS encoding ATP phosphoribosyltransferase regulatory subunit, which translates to MNNSEQLIALKESETAFLKYFNKADYELVDFSVVEKLDWKQLNHEDLQQMGERNFWQHEHQIYALRNDFTDQLLRYYSMYPTAATKVAYTGLIIRNNEAAVQVGLENYAPSLANVQQSLKLFIQFIQQQLRDNVHFVVLGHYQLLDALLDKSLQTPDILSMIEERNLSGLVTYLSTEHPIVQILKENTQQQLNVLEHYIPNDHPALVELKIWERWLHKQGYKDIHLDITAQPPRSYYTGLFIQCHFAENESRVLTGGYYKGSIEGFGLGLTL; encoded by the coding sequence GTGAATAATTCAGAACAATTAATTGCGTTAAAAGAATCGGAAACAGCATTTTTAAAATATTTTAATAAAGCGGATTATGAGTTAGTTGATTTTAGTGTGGTTGAAAAGTTGGACTGGAAACAATTGAACCATGAGGATTTGCAGCAGATGGGTGAGCGAAATTTTTGGCAACATGAGCATCAAATTTATGCACTTCGAAATGATTTTACAGATCAATTATTGCGTTATTACTCAATGTATCCAACTGCAGCAACAAAAGTGGCATACACAGGTTTAATCATTCGGAATAATGAAGCGGCTGTACAAGTTGGTTTGGAAAACTATGCACCATCATTAGCGAATGTGCAACAGAGCTTAAAGCTCTTTATTCAGTTTATTCAACAGCAGTTGAGAGACAACGTGCATTTTGTTGTATTGGGACATTATCAATTGCTTGATGCCTTACTCGATAAATCGTTACAAACACCAGACATACTATCAATGATTGAGGAACGTAATTTATCGGGACTGGTTACATATTTGTCGACTGAACATCCAATCGTGCAAATCTTGAAAGAGAATACGCAACAACAATTAAATGTATTGGAACACTATATTCCAAATGACCATCCAGCACTCGTTGAATTAAAAATATGGGAACGTTGGTTACATAAACAAGGTTACAAAGACATCCATTTAGATATTACTGCGCAGCCACCTAGATCCTATTACACAGGTTTATTTATTCAATGTCATTTTGCTGAAAATGAATCTCGAGTTTTAACAGGTGGTTATTACAAAGGAAGCATCGAAGGGTTTGGATTAGGATTAACACTTTAA